ttaaataagattggtgttttttttaaaaaatcgacTCAAAAGAATATTATCTATCCAATtgtgtttcttcttttaaaattaactttagttttttttataataactacACTAATTGAATGAactttttcaactatgaataTCATCAAGAGCTAATTGTATATGAAAGTTGaattttaaatgattatttaatgacatatacaaaaaaaagacattttaattatattgtcaagatttcaaaatatgaaatataaaaaaataaagtttaaattatatgttattatttaaattactattttagtaatttaatttataattatatattttgaaatttaatcatattttataataataaaatataattataacaacAATTATACTatgtatttatcaaaattttttagattcgTGCCTGATCGAAACCTTTTAAGCACATGACCTTTGTTCTTCTCTCAGTTCACAAAACCACATGATTCACATCTTAACTAATCATTAAGCTGCTCAAGTGTGTGGTTGGCATCCTTgttttttagaagaaaaaaggtTTCAGTGTAGACAtcaattctttaaaattttcatatagATCGTCGATATCATTCGTTAAAATCAGTTACCTGATTTTGTTTCTATCTTTAATCTAATTACCGCTACTATAGTACTATTCTTCTTCCCACTCGACGATATAATTATCAAACCCAATTTGACCAACCGATCAAACCCATAACCCAAAAACACGATCATTTCTGaaagatcaataaaataaaatgaagtgctaaattattattagttgaGTGTATtactttatatattattcaaactttgatattttttatattttttttaaattaaaagtaaaattcgAATTCAAAACTTTTAAGTGAAGATAGAGAGATTATATATCATTTAAACTAGAGTTCGTTGACATAATTTTATGTTACTTGAGCATAAACAAATCATACAATTAACCAGTAATCAATTAATCGTTTCAATTATTGCTAGTTCAACTTAAAAACTATCCTTTACAAACATACTTACCTACATTTGGTTATTATGAAATTTCTCTACTGCTTTCTCTCACACACACATTATCTTCCTCTCTGTTACATGCATAACTCCCAACATTTTACCGTGTGCCAAAGTTTAATTTGGACCATAGACTAatcaaattagttaaataacAATTCTACCGAGTAGGGTAACGAATTAACTGAATATTTCAAAGTAATTATAAcgttgaaaaaaatagaatatcgCGTTGAAATTGGTTAAAATTTAGACTATGGTCTATGgtctataattaaaataaaaatgaggaaATGGTGTaaagttagaaaaaaaaaataatgggaCTATTATTATAAGGGTGATGGCACTAAAGAGACGGTCACAATGGCACGTGGTGGATGATTCCCACTATATAGTAAAtacctatttatttatttttttattaattaaataatttatatatagttattttatttatttattaaagcattAACCACTGGCGACTTTCCAGTAATGCCGTTGAGTTGAGGAGACCCAAACCCTTTCTCCTCAAACAGCTGTTCATAGCTGTCCCAAActtaatctctctctctctcccatgTGACCCCACTGCACAAACACATAGATGCAGATACCCCCAGAGATTTATTgggattttaaaaaagaaaagaaaattaaataattaattagagaTGATGATTATTACTACTATGCatatctaaaagaaaaaaaagaaaaagaagttgaTGATGGTGGTTATGTGTGATTTAgttattttgttattgttgttgttgcaatcttctttctcttctcaacCTTTGATTCTTCTTTCTCCCTCTATCATTCCCCTCCTATTGGTTTCTCagtaataaatataaacatttctttatatatatatataaaggctTTCTTAGAAGAAGCTCCTTTCTTCACTTCTTTCTCTCCTTCTTCCTTCCATCTTTGGTTTCTCAAGTGCCTATCATCACACACAAATATTTGCAACTAAATATAGATATAGAATTGGAAAGTTTTTGCAGCTAAAGAagtttgtttattattattattatcaagatTCAAGAGTGAAATCCTTTCATCTTCCAAATCCATTTCATTGGCGAAATGGCACAATTGCCGCCAAAGATTCCAAACATGGCAAGTAATAATTGGCCTGAGTTTTCATCaaatcaaaatcatcatcaccaaaagATGCCTTCTCTCACaagcatttcaacaaacacaaacCGCCACCAAAACCAACAACAGCAGCAAAACCCTTCCTGGGTTGACGAGTTTCTGGACTTCTCGTCGGCAAGGCGCGGGGCCCACCGACGGTCCATGAGCGACTCCATTTTCGTGGAATCGCCCAGGCACATTAACCACAGCAGCAGCAACGGCGACGGCGGCGAAGACGAGTTTGAGAGGTTTGATGATTATCAATTCATGAACATGTTCAGTGATGAGGTAGTTTCCGGCGGTGATAACAACACTAACAACTCCATGAATATGATGACGAtgccgccgccgccgccgccggCGACAATGTCGACGTCANNNNNNNNNNNNNGCATCAACGATAATGAGAGAGACACAAACAACAAAGAGATCAATAAGGATGatgatcatcatcatgatcaGCAACAAGTGAAGGTGGAATCCGATGAAGATGAAAGCCAATGCAATAATAAAGCTCaggataatgatgatgatagcagtaagaataacaataataactccAATGCAAATGCTGCTACTACAAATTCCAGTGAAAAAATTACAGACCCCAAGAGGGTAAAAAGGTAAATATTACAATTCTATTCTTTCATCGCTTTAATTAAATAAAGCTGCAAATGGATAATGTGTTATTAGTTAGTGTTTAATATggattattaattattgttcaTAATAATGTACCTTGTTAGAAACTAATTAagtacattattattatttgttaatttaatttcctCTGATTCTAatcttgatttaattattttattttttttctacgaACAGGATTTTGGCTAATAGACAATCAGCACAAAGATCAAGAGTGAGGAAGCTGCAATACATATCAGAGCTTGAGCGCAGTGTAACTTCATTACAGGtacgttaaaaaattaattccaTCATCATTGTAATTCTTTTGGTACATATCATCATAGATTAATTTgttacaataataattatattggtGTTTAATTACGAATGAAGGCGGAAGTTTCAGTATTATCACCGCGGGTGGCATTTTTGGATCACCAACGTTTGCTTCTAAATGTTGATAACAGTGCTCTCAAGCAAAGAATCGCAGCTTTGGCACAGGACAAGATCTTCAAAGATGGTAATTGCTTTACGTATTCTCTTTTAGTTTACCTTCATAGTATCCTCCAAGATGCTATACTACTATTGTTTATTCATTTCTCTACGTAATTAATGCTTAAACTATTGACTAATTGGCACTTAGGAGCTAAGGTTGGGGGATAAGAATAATTAATTGCTCttagttattattttctattgttGAGGGTTACTTTTGCATCTTCCAAAAGTGGAAAAGCTAGGGACCAGTTTTATAGAGGTAATTTTAGTTTTAcatatctaattttattggaccaCCATGTGTGAAGTATACAGAATTCGAATATCGTCTCTGTATCAATAATTAGAGATGCATGTGCATGTGCATGTACATTTCTCTCCATCGGATTATAGTGTGCATTAGCTTCAGGACAAcaattagataaatataaaacacGAGTTAAGCATGTAAATAAGAGAATCTTGCAATCTTGTTTATTTAAACAGTCTAAGACCATGATAAACTAGAACTAAATGGAATAAAAACTGAAGTTGGTTAACTAATAAGTAATGGGGAAGGGAGAATTAGAGAAATGTTTGCTAAATAGAGAAATTTTAGGGCAATATATTTTGGGAGCAACTCAGATAAAGACgtctaaaacgtctttttttaaagatgtttttcagtaaataaaatttaaaatatataatcgattaaattatgttatttttgtcaaaattaagctagataaattgatttaacaaaaaaatggtgaatcaaatcttgaactggcctaaatattattttttttataaaaaatgactataatatttttattatagagaatgattaaaatactcttattatatatatatatatattaattttaaaaattttaaatcctaatcctatgatagaaaaataaaggactaaaatttaggattttcaAANNNNNNNNNNNNNNNNNNNNNNNNNNNNNNNNNNNNNNNN
The genomic region above belongs to Arachis duranensis cultivar V14167 chromosome 3, aradu.V14167.gnm2.J7QH, whole genome shotgun sequence and contains:
- the LOC107478184 gene encoding basic leucine zipper 61; its protein translation is MAQLPPKIPNMASNNWPEFSSNQNHHHQKMPSLTSISTNTNRHQNQQQQQNPSWVDEFLDFSSARRGAHRRSMSDSIFVESPRHINHSSSNGDGGEDEFERFDDYQFMNMFSDEVVSGGDNNTNNSMNMMTMPPPPPPATMSTSXXXXXINDNERDTNNKEINKDDDHHHDQQQVKVESDEDESQCNNKAQDNDDDSSKNNNNNSNANAATTNSSEKITDPKRVKRILANRQSAQRSRVRKLQYISELERSVTSLQAEVSVLSPRVAFLDHQRLLLNVDNSALKQRIAALAQDKIFKDGNCFTYSLLVYLHSILQDAILLLFIHFST